AAAATGTGTTATATTCAGGTGTGTGCATTGGTCAGCTCTCAGCAAatgtacacttaagatttgtgcatttctTTGTgtgtaaattttacattaaaaactaaagaaatattgAACTGTAGTAAATGCTTTGCATGCTCAAGTGTTTGGGGGCTACTGATACTTGTAATTTactttgaaacataaaaataagataaaaataagatgGAGAGCTTCCAACAAGTGTAATATAATGCAATGATAGAATATTGGTGAATATTTGAGTGTTCACTGTAGAAGTCTTTCAACTTTGCAAAATATGcctaaaaattttaagaataagatGTTGGAAAAATTGTATTCAATTAAAAAACCATGGCGAGAGTGCACACTCATTACAAACAAAGCAGAATACATTAAGTAAAAGGTGAAagtcctttccttctcctctcaCTGCATCTGATAACCAGGTGCAGGCACCTTGTCTGAGGCCCTCAGAGCAAGGGTAAACTCGGTGACATAGATTTGTTCCCATTCAGGGGATGGGGGTGGGTGACACTTCTTAATCCCATTCCCCCATTCTGTTTGACCCATCTGCCAGCCTGACAACTGTGAGTGAATACACCTGCCCAGGTGCTGGGTTGGCAGGTGGGAGATGGATTTGTAAACTTCAGAAAGAAAGCCCCCAGCCACATTTTGTTCCCAATGAGGAGGTTGGCAAAAAAGGGAAATGACCTTTTGTTATTGAAATGTAATGATAACAAAGCTCTCTAAAATGATGGGGTTTCCCCTTGTTGCCTTCCGAGGAGCAATGGAAGAAGCTGTGGGTACCTGTGGTGGGCACTTGTTGCTGTGTAACACCCTTTTCTTTCCTGGTGCCCCAACTCCAATTCTGTCCAAGGGACGGGGAGCCCTGCTCAGGGGTGTGAATCTTGACGGACATGTGATTCAGTCCTTGCCAATGAGACCAGTGGAGGCCTTGGGACCTTTTCTTTCTGGTAAGCAATAAGTCCAAGGAGAGGCCTTTTTGGTCCCTTTGGCTTGGGCTGCTGTCTTGTGAGGATGTGATGGAAGGAGCCATGGCAGCTCAGCAGCCATGAAGTGACAAGCTGGGGACAAAAGGCAACACATTGAGGACGGTAGAATGCAAGAGTGGACACAGCACAGAGGTCTTGGCTGACCTCTCTGAGCCATGGTGGAAAAACCCAATTTTCAGAGCTTGGATGGCCTGTTATAACCCCAGTTGCTGGCATGATGGTTcactttatgtgtcaacttgactgggccatgggatcCCCAGACCAgaggtaaaacattatttcagaGAATGTCCATGGAAGCATTTCTAGAAGGAGGGGacagcatttgaattggtggactgaGTAAGGCAGATGGCCCTCCCCAATGTGGGAGGCATCATCCCATCTATTGAGGGTCTTAATGGGACAAAAAGTCAGGGGAAGGTGGAACTCAGCCTCTCTGCCAGGCCTGAGATGTGGatcttctcctgcctttggacatcTGGGGTCCTGGTCCAGGACTTACACCAACCCCTGCCGCCCCCCAGTCCAGGCCTTTGGACCTGGAATGAATTACACCCCCTGGCTGTGTCCCTTGTTTGCATGTGGGACTTCTTGACCTTCGAAACCATGTGACCCAGTTCCTATAATAACtcctttcatctctctctctctatatatcatattggttctttttctttggagaaccctgattaatacagcAGGGTCCCATCCCCAGagtttttgattcagcagatctgGCATGgggcctgagaatgtgcattgCATTTCTAATGAATCCCTAGGTGGAGTTGATGCCACTGGCCTGGGGACCCCATTTTGGGACCACTGAATTGAACCATTATCAGTTTTTATGGTAGTGGTTGTTACTTGAAGCTAAAAGCATCCTGTTTAATAAAATGgttttgcaattttttatttttaaattttaatttaattgtatttcttAGGGAACAGATCTCCCTGCCTCTCACATTCCTTTAAAGCATTTGAAGAATTCAGAAACAAAAAGCTACAAATCTGCCGGGACCAGATTTTTGGGTCTGAATGGCAACCGAAGGGGAAAGAATCTCAACAGGGCTGAGGAAGATTGTGTCCAGTTGCAGGGTGCGTGTTTTCCAGATGCCAATGGGGTGGCAGTCAAGGTATGAGAAGCAGCCTGCCATGGTGCAGGTAACAAGGCAGCGGTGTCTGTTGAGAATTTAAATAACAAAACTGACTAGACATTGTCtctacttttattatttctattggaGGACAATTCTAAACAATGTCGTTGGGGAAGTGCTCCCTTGAGTCCTGGCATGTTTTGGATTTCTTATGTATGAGCTGTGGAACTGCGTTCCCCTTGGACacactgtggcaggagaatgacaGCCCCATTGGGGACCTGCCTGAATAATTTAGATGGGAGAACGCTGTCCTTGAGGAAAATGAGATACGGGCAGTGGTGGGGCTCAGTTCTTTGTTGGCTGCTTATAGTGAACTTGCTGGGGAATTCCTGCCCTCctcattttaaaatctctgtgCTGATGTTGTCCATACCTGGTGACCTCATGGCAAGAACATGGTTTTGGAAGACACTGGGCTTTGTTTAGCTGCTCAACGTTGATAACAGCAGCTCATCCATCTTTGCAAATGTACTTTGAAGcctttttcattcttctgcatcattcccagaaagaacaaagtttccaGCAACTCCATATAACAGAGCTTTGCTTACACATAAGAGCAGTTTGATGTAGGAAAGGATACAGGCTCCAACTTGATGAAGCTCCCTAtggccaaatctgggacaatttaGCAAGGAAATAAACAATGATAATAGTAGATTATGACCCACAGAATAAACAAATACCCACAAGTCCATGctgagataaataaataattgaacaaataaagaaatgggaGAGAAGAGGGCACTTCTCCTTAGAGCAGAATTCCAGTTATTAAATCTCAAGGGAGTAAGAAGCATAGAAAATGACTGCTGGGCCTACATCACACTGATTGCTGCAGGAATGGGCCATGGATGGATGCAACAAGAGTGGGCCAGAAAATGATGCAAAACAGGGCGTTTGCAAGGTCTCAAGGCACCTCCCCCAAAGATACTAATCACAGAGGGAAAAACAGTAACTCTGTAGTGCAGGAGCCTGAAGGAGCCactttaaccaagtgatcaaggaCAACATCGGCAGAAATGGGAGATAACATCATGGATGCCTGCTATGGCGCAGTGGGAAGAGCACAGGTCACCTCTGTGGTATCCTTGTCCCAAATGCATAACCTCCACCTAACCAGGAGAAAATATCAGGCAGTACTCAAAGGAGGGACATTTTTGGGAATAACTGGCCAGTATTCAAGTGTCAAAGTAACGATAGACAAAGACCGAAGAGCTGCCCCAGACTGCAAGGCACTAGGGAGACCTGAGACCAAATGGATATGGTCTCATATGGTCTGTAGATTAGTTAGAAGTCATGAACCAATGTGAATTTCTCAGATTAGATCACTGTACTGTGGTTACATAAGATGTTAGTTTTGGGGAAAGCTGGGAGCAGGTTAAACAGGTACTATTTTTGCAAACTTTTTATAAGGctgaaattatttcagaataaaaggtaaagaaataaaCAGGTGGACTTTGGAGTCATTCTGCCTCTCTTCAAATCTGGCTACACTACTTACTAACTGTGTGatattgggcaagttacttcatttctcccctcaatttccttatttgtaaaatggggataaaaagagTACctatctgggaggccgaggtaggtggatcactttagcccaggagtttgagaccaacctgggcaacatggtgaaaccccgtttctacaaaaaatacaaaaattagccaggtgtggtggcgcacgcctgtatccccagctacttgggagactgaggtgggaggatcaaatgagcccaggaggcggaggctgcagtgagcagagatcacgccactgtactccagcctgggtgacagagcaagaccttgtctcaaaaaaaaaaaaaaagttcctatcATAGAGGGTTGTAATGAGAGTTAAATGTGTTAATACATGTGTAGTACTTAGAACTCTGCACCTTGGCCCAGAGTAAGGGCTATGCTATTATGTGTAATTATCAGAGGAGACTGGCAGCATCTGCTGATCTTAGGGacatttaatctctctgtgtgtgtctcactGTGCTTCCGGAAAGTTTCTGATGCAGGCCCCTGGACTGATTCCTTCTCCAATCAATTACTCTGGCCTAAAAGCATTTCCCTTTCTACCAGCAGCCAGATAAAGCCAAATTCAGCGCCAGGATCTGTAGTACTACCTTAAGTATTACCCACTTAATGGGACTTAAGTATTACCCAGTTTTAGAGGAATAAGAATAACTTCTGTCTCACGTAGGGTTTCACTGAGGAGATGTCTGCATTGGAAAGACAGAGCTCATGTCACTAAAGAAGCTTTTGGGGCCAGTTTCCCTTATCCCCATTGCAGCCTGCAGACCTTTTGGGCTTGCAGGACCAACATCCCTGATTGGTTTGggaggggtgtatgtgtgtggatcTGCCTCACAATGGCCTGTCTGAACCCTTATCTGAGGTCACACGTTAGCATTTGTTTGGCCAATAAGACTGTAGCACACACACCAGCTTCAGTCCCCACTTGGCCTTACCTTTGATGTCACAATCTGACCTGTGGGTATTAATCTGGTCACAGCTGCTCACAGACCAGATGGCAAGGTCCAGGGGACTAGCACAGGAAGATGTGGAAGAGAAGTGACCATCAACCCAAGATCAAAGGAGAGGATGGACCTCTGGCGGGCCAGTTCGAGATTCTGGGTTCAGTTCCAGAACCTGCCATGCCGCATCCTCTAGAGCTGTCAGAATTTGAGAGCTTCCCAGTGTTTGAGGACATTAGGCTTCACATCAGGGAAGTGGGAGCTCAACTGGTCAAGAAAGTCAATGCCGTCTTTCAGCTGGACATCACCAAAGATGGGAAAACCATTTTGCGGTGGACCATTGATCTGAAGAATGGTTCTGGGGACATGTATCCGGGACCTGCCAGGCTCCCAGCAGACACTGTCTTTACAATCCCAGAGTCCGTCTTTATGGAGCTGGTTTTGGGCAAAATGAACCCGCAGAAGGCTTTCCTTGCCGGCAAGTTCAAAGTGAGTGGCAAGGTTCTGCTTAGCCAGAAGCTGGAAAGGGTTTTCAAAGACTGGGCTAAATTTTAAGCATGCAAAAATACCAAGGAAGAACTTCTCTTCGATGATAATGTCGAGTGGAAATCATGCTTAATCTGAAGATTAAAGTAAAAAGTATTCAATATTTTTACTCAAATTCTTCCTATTCAAGTTTAATTGATTTTCCTGCTGATGGGTAAATTTTCAGGGAGGGTTCTGAAGCAGTAAAAAGTGTTGTAGTGCATCAATTagaatctttgtctttttcttttctttctttttttttttttttagctcaattTATGCCCTTTATGCTCCATTTATGCCAGGGTAAGAGCCACGTGTAAAGAAATGGGTGATTATGATCATTGGAATTAAATACCCCAATGATTGTGTTCTTGagacatttttccttttctaaaaaagtTTGATGTTTTGGGGAAAGAAGTGATAACCATCATTGCGCAGGTGTGCATTCTGCATGGTAACTTGATTCCATGAGGAAACTTTACTATAAGACTGTGGGGTGCTAAGGGAATTGGGCCACAGGTCTGTGGGTGGAACCCAGGCAATAGAGGGGGTGGTGCTGTTGGTGTATTATAATTTCTGATGGTTTCAATTCCAAGAAACTTGGAGGGCTTGGGAGGTGTTCTAGGCCAGTGGTTCTAACtggagcatgcatcagaatcaccggAAAGGTTGGTTAAAGTCTGGATTGCTGGGCTCCATCTCAGAGCTTCTACTCAGGAAATCTGGGCTGGAGAGAATGCacgtttctaacaagttcccaggggaTGCTGATGGCACCACCCTTAGAGAATTCCAGCTCTGCTTCACTTCATGCCAAAGCTCTCAGTATTGACTGTAACTATTCTATTCTAGGCCAATGAGATGGTGCCATTAATTAAAGGATCTCCCAGAGACAGACCCCACAGCCCTCTGTGAGCCATTTATAAAGTATCCATGCTGTCAGGAGCTTGTGCATTGAACATTTTACAAAATCAGAGGGCAGCCTGGGAGATTTCCCTTCCGGAAGCTCCCTTCACATGCTGTCTGGGAGGATAGGATGAAGTCTGATGCAGCTGATGCAAACTCCTTGTGGATGAGGGTGTGTGTGTTCTTGGTTCACATGTGGTTTGTGTGTACCTTTAACTTGTGGGCTAAATATACACAGTGTGGACACTCTGAAACCTAGAGGAAAGTTTCATCACAACTGCCATGCTCAAACACCTGCACAGTGTGGACACTCTGAAACCTGGGTGGAAGTTTCATCACAACTGCCATGCTCAAATACACGCCTACCAAATAATCCCACCATTCTGTTCTTGGGTATTTtgttaagagaaaagaaagcatatgTACAAGCATAAAAGAAAC
This window of the Pongo abelii isolate AG06213 chromosome 21, NHGRI_mPonAbe1-v2.0_pri, whole genome shotgun sequence genome carries:
- the SCP2D1 gene encoding SCP2 sterol-binding domain-containing protein 1, giving the protein MWKRSDHQPKIKGEDGPLAGQFEILGSVPEPAMPHPLELSEFESFPVFEDIRLHIREVGAQLVKKVNAVFQLDITKDGKTILRWTIDLKNGSGDMYPGPARLPADTVFTIPESVFMELVLGKMNPQKAFLAGKFKVSGKVLLSQKLERVFKDWAKF